In bacterium, the DNA window CTTTGGTGCCAGTCCACTTTTTAAAAAAATATCAAAAAACCATTTTCAGGATGGAAAAAGAGTTCATAAAGGACTTTTTCAAATTTATCACCCTTTTGTTTTAAAAATTGTTTTTTGACTTTTCCGAGGATATAACTTAAAATCTGGACATTTTCAGCACCTGCATTTAGATAATCAAGCATATGTCTTCCTGTATAAACTCCACCTGTTGCAGAAATACAAAATTCAGGAAATATTCTTTTTACTTCCTTTATTACTTTTAAATTTTTTTCCCTCAATTCAGTTCCTCCCCATGCTGAATTTATCCCTTCATTAAAAATCCTATTTCCTATAACAATACCATCACTTTTTCCATTTCTTGCTTCTTCAACAAGTTTTATCTGAAAATCAATACCATAATTAAGATTTAAAAGTTTTGGATAAACAATTATATCAGTAAAATTTTCTTTAAGTAATTCTGGTATTTCTCTGTATAACCTGCATATATTTTCTTTCTCAATAATTTTTTTGTTATTTTTTAACCCTGGACAGAAATCTATCTCAAATATTCTGTATCCTGTATCATAAAGTTTTCTCACTGTATATAACCATTCTTCTTTTTTTATTTCTTCCTCAGGTTTCGGCAGATGACATAAAATTGATGCAACTATCAAGAATTTACTGTCTGAAAAATTATAAACATCTCTGGCAAATTCCATATATTCTGTAAGATTTCTGGTATCTGCCCTTCCATCCCATAAAATTACAGGATAAGCACCTTCTTTATCATCTTTTTCATAAACTGTTTTAAGATATGTCATTTTTTTTCTGTATTCTTTCATTGAACAATTACCATTTTCATCCTCTCCAACAACAGATTTTAAAACACATCCGGAATATCCTGCTTTTTTTATCCTTTCTATCTGTCCCTTTTCTCTTGTTAACTGTCCAGGAGCAACAATAACAGGATGATTTAATGTGAAGTTTCCATATTTTGCTTTTAAGTCAATCCCGAGTTCATCTTTTACAATTTCAGAGAATTTCTCATCTATTGGATTTTCAAGATAGTATTTTTTTAATTCTTCAAATTTTTTCTTCTTATCCATTTTTAAATTCCTCATAAAGTTTTCTTATTTCTTCTTTTTCTTCTTTACTTAATGGTAAAAGTGGACTTCTTACAAGTGAATTTTTAAATATACCCATACATACAAGAAATTCCTTTATCCTTGCCCTGTAATCCCTGACAGGTCTTTTGAAACAATATACACAGATTTTTTCTATTTTCCTGAATAAGTTTAAACCCTCATCAAATTTTTTCTCCTTAATCTTTTTTATTACATCAACCTGTATATCTGTAAAAATTGAACCAAAACCTATTAATGCACCATCTGCTCCAAGAAGAAATGATTCCGGAATAAAATTGTCATTACCTGTTAAAATTTCTATCTTTTTTGAAAGTGTATTTAAAAAATCAACAGTTTCTTTAAATTTTAAAGCATCAAATGTCGCTTCTTTTATTGCTACTACATTTTCAATTTCAACAAGTTCTTTAAGTGTTTCAAAATGATAAAATGTCCCTCCAAGTGCTTCCTGGAGTTGAAATATAATCATTCCAATTCCAATCTTTGAAATCTCTTCATGATATTTTATTATTAGATTATCTTTTGCCGGTCCACCTTTAAATGCTGGATGGGGAAACACAAGAAAATAATTAACTCCAAGGTCTTTAAATTCTTTACCAGATTCAATTACATCTTTTGTTGTCTGTCCTCCAAGTCCACTTATAAGAGGAATTTTATCTCCAATTATTTCCTTTATTATTTTTATATTTCTCTTTCTTTCTTCATGGGTTAAAAAATGTCCTTCTCCTGCATCACTATTTATAACAAGACCTTTAATTTCAAATTTGCTTATCCACTCAACATATTTCCTTAAAACTTCTTCATCTACTTCATAATTCTCTTTAT includes these proteins:
- a CDS encoding dihydrodipicolinate synthase family protein, with translation MKKLDGLLPAIVIPYKENYEVDEEVLRKYVEWISKFEIKGLVINSDAGEGHFLTHEERKRNIKIIKEIIGDKIPLISGLGGQTTKDVIESGKEFKDLGVNYFLVFPHPAFKGGPAKDNLIIKYHEEISKIGIGMIIFQLQEALGGTFYHFETLKELVEIENVVAIKEATFDALKFKETVDFLNTLSKKIEILTGNDNFIPESFLLGADGALIGFGSIFTDIQVDVIKKIKEKKFDEGLNLFRKIEKICVYCFKRPVRDYRARIKEFLVCMGIFKNSLVRSPLLPLSKEEKEEIRKLYEEFKNG